From Candidatus Neomarinimicrobiota bacterium, the proteins below share one genomic window:
- the mdtC gene encoding multidrug efflux RND transporter permease subunit MdtC, translated as MAIIVLIGLNSFIHIPIEIRPISESGNKDRTYKIQINALWPGQTAEIIQKSITSPIEEHCVRIRDLIDIRSSTTDSESFVTLSFPDDKNKKYYHIHVREKIWHLQKTGIIPDEADIGIQVLYENEEERKQFSEAFIEFQINGPYELNQLRQITDQNIAPRIQSLEGVSDIKIFGGSSGYVAIHLNPDKLNQYALSAKEIYEQIHTQFTYMGLGRIKSDNSNRMLLFDNRPQSFHQILDIYIKPGLTLNEIADITFEYQPSYSLSRRNGMALITVQVFKKPYENALEFSKKLRQTINQIQSELPISTELVITKDQSEELRNEIVAFGIRFFIIMSVIFLILYFVFRKFYPALLILTIVFLTLCATSVFLYFSSSTINILTLAGIALVLGMVVDNAVVIIENIQHYNHLGKRPYISALRGTLEIFSPLVASSATTLFVFFSLLFLVERLGNYYHSMAYVLGFTLFSSLLISVVFIPASYLYSPEKFNSHQRSRHSYYSFYRRILAFMLKYSLVFSIGSLSLLALIFLIFFKNIETGKNYQATSAIPETRVNITAPKGVTLTTLDAMTQSFEKIVMNFDTHAEIKTYIDQRNGWASLIIQYPDTLKNQILPYQIESRLIGQAVDYAGVGIFISGFFPEPYSNGGYKIYTMYNTQLKISGPDYDKLWELSKSILTLAQTDPRVGETIITPSVRNLWNLQNETHHYRYAIDVGYLWKNNISIQTAYYAFFELFPYHFWQSELSIGGRQVPVKMSATRELPELDAIQKSTLQFSNGKSASFSLLANIQPEKKIEWIDKKNQQFQFTLAWNYRGPGELNDKHVQSLLESIKLPPGYILEKEEWTYLTHQEKKSLNSLIIYAILGVYIIMTILYNSLWKPFVIFLSVPFSLIGVFLLYLFFNRSFSADSYIGIVLLIGIVVNDAIVLVERISQLEMKNLHLKQAILQSSIERIRPILITTITTIGGLFPLLFLKTGNTALAGILEELSFIMIGGLISSTLFTITIIPIFYHIFHRLVSWNIRVFRYNKGNEL; from the coding sequence AATCAGACCGATATCTGAAAGCGGCAATAAGGATCGCACCTATAAAATACAAATAAATGCCTTATGGCCCGGACAGACGGCAGAAATTATTCAAAAAAGTATCACATCGCCGATCGAAGAACATTGTGTCAGAATCAGAGATTTAATAGATATCAGAAGTTCAACAACTGATTCAGAAAGCTTTGTCACTCTGAGCTTTCCGGATGATAAGAATAAAAAGTATTACCATATCCATGTACGGGAGAAAATCTGGCATCTACAAAAAACAGGTATTATACCAGATGAAGCCGACATCGGCATCCAGGTTTTGTATGAAAACGAAGAAGAGCGGAAACAATTTTCTGAAGCCTTTATTGAATTCCAGATCAATGGTCCCTATGAATTGAATCAATTACGGCAAATAACAGATCAAAACATTGCACCGAGGATTCAATCTTTGGAAGGCGTCAGTGATATAAAAATTTTTGGAGGCTCTTCTGGTTATGTGGCAATTCATCTGAATCCTGATAAATTGAATCAATACGCACTGTCTGCTAAAGAAATCTATGAACAGATTCATACGCAATTTACTTATATGGGCCTTGGACGGATTAAATCTGACAATTCAAACCGTATGCTGCTATTTGACAATCGGCCTCAATCATTCCATCAAATATTGGATATATACATCAAACCTGGGCTGACACTCAATGAAATTGCCGACATAACGTTTGAGTACCAGCCTTCTTATTCTCTTTCAAGACGAAACGGCATGGCATTGATTACTGTTCAGGTATTCAAGAAACCATATGAGAATGCACTGGAGTTTTCTAAAAAGCTAAGACAAACAATTAATCAGATACAGTCTGAATTGCCGATATCAACAGAACTGGTTATCACAAAAGATCAGTCAGAGGAACTGCGGAATGAAATCGTGGCATTTGGTATTCGTTTCTTTATTATAATGAGTGTGATTTTTCTAATCCTGTATTTCGTATTCCGGAAATTTTACCCCGCTCTGCTAATTCTAACGATAGTTTTTCTCACATTATGCGCAACATCAGTTTTTCTTTATTTCAGTTCATCTACCATCAATATTTTAACATTAGCCGGCATTGCCCTGGTTTTGGGAATGGTGGTTGATAATGCCGTGGTCATAATAGAGAATATTCAACATTACAATCATCTGGGAAAGCGCCCTTATATTTCCGCATTGCGTGGAACTCTTGAAATTTTTTCACCTCTGGTAGCATCTTCAGCCACAACACTTTTTGTCTTTTTTTCTTTGCTGTTTCTGGTTGAAAGACTCGGGAATTATTATCATTCAATGGCTTATGTCCTTGGATTTACTCTGTTTTCTTCACTGTTGATTTCAGTTGTATTTATTCCAGCTTCCTATTTATACAGCCCGGAAAAATTTAATTCTCACCAAAGAAGCCGGCATTCATATTATTCTTTCTACCGAAGGATTTTAGCTTTTATGCTAAAATATTCCCTTGTTTTCTCCATAGGTTCACTTAGTTTGCTTGCTTTGATTTTTCTGATTTTTTTTAAAAATATTGAGACCGGAAAAAATTATCAGGCAACATCTGCCATACCGGAAACAAGAGTAAATATCACGGCGCCAAAGGGAGTGACCCTTACCACGCTTGATGCCATGACACAATCATTTGAAAAAATTGTAATGAATTTCGATACTCATGCTGAAATCAAAACCTATATTGATCAGCGGAATGGATGGGCTTCATTGATTATCCAATATCCGGACACCCTAAAAAATCAAATACTGCCGTATCAGATTGAATCCAGACTGATTGGCCAGGCCGTGGATTATGCCGGTGTAGGAATTTTTATCAGCGGCTTTTTCCCTGAGCCTTATTCGAACGGTGGATACAAAATCTATACAATGTACAATACTCAGCTTAAGATATCCGGTCCGGACTATGATAAATTATGGGAATTATCTAAAAGTATTCTCACATTGGCCCAGACCGATCCCCGTGTTGGCGAGACGATCATCACGCCTTCAGTGCGTAATCTGTGGAATCTTCAAAATGAAACACATCATTACCGGTATGCTATTGATGTTGGGTATTTATGGAAAAATAATATATCCATACAGACAGCATATTATGCGTTTTTTGAGTTATTTCCATATCATTTCTGGCAAAGTGAATTGTCGATCGGTGGCCGACAGGTACCGGTAAAAATGTCAGCCACTAGAGAATTACCCGAATTGGATGCTATTCAAAAGAGTACACTTCAATTCAGCAATGGTAAGTCTGCAAGCTTCTCTTTATTAGCAAATATACAACCGGAAAAGAAAATCGAATGGATAGATAAAAAAAATCAGCAATTCCAATTTACTCTTGCCTGGAATTATCGCGGCCCCGGAGAACTTAATGACAAACATGTTCAATCACTGCTGGAAAGCATAAAGCTTCCTCCAGGCTACATTCTGGAAAAAGAAGAATGGACATATTTAACTCATCAGGAAAAAAAATCACTCAATAGTCTGATCATTTATGCCATACTGGGTGTGTATATCATTATGACCATCTTGTATAACTCTTTATGGAAACCTTTTGTCATTTTTTTAAGTGTCCCTTTTTCACTTATCGGCGTATTTCTTCTATATCTGTTTTTTAACAGAAGTTTTTCAGCCGACTCATATATTGGTATTGTTCTATTAATTGGCATTGTCGTGAATGATGCAATTGTCCTTGTGGAGAGAATTTCTCAATTGGAAATGAAAAACCTTCATTTGAAACAGGCTATTTTACAATCTTCCATTGAAAGAATCCGTCCAATATTAATCACAACCATTACAACAATCGGAGGATTGTTCCCGCTCTTGTTTTTAAAAACAGGTAACACGGCTTTGGCAGGCATACTTGAAGAATTAAGTTTTATCATGATCGGAGGTCTGATTAGCTCCACACTTTTTACAATTACTATCATTCCCATTTTTTATCACATTTTTCACAGACTGGTTAGCTGGAATATTCGAGTTTTTAGATATAACAAAGGAAACGAATTATGA
- a CDS encoding (2Fe-2S)-binding protein: MKAEFTVNGSARTFTFEPDERLLTTLRNHGYMEVKNGCLEGVCGACVILLNDKPVNSCQVLTASVTGQTITTVRGIGTLHTPHIIQEAFVEAGAVQCGFCTPGMITATYALLRENPDPSEAEIKNALDGNLCRCTGYVKIIEAVQRAAQRLRETQGNE; the protein is encoded by the coding sequence ATGAAAGCAGAATTTACCGTAAACGGAAGTGCCCGGACCTTTACCTTTGAGCCGGATGAACGTCTGTTAACCACTCTGCGAAATCACGGCTATATGGAAGTGAAAAACGGTTGCCTGGAAGGGGTCTGCGGTGCCTGCGTGATCCTCCTGAACGACAAACCGGTGAATTCCTGCCAGGTTTTAACGGCTTCGGTAACGGGACAAACCATCACCACGGTCCGGGGTATCGGCACCCTGCACACACCCCATATCATCCAGGAAGCCTTTGTGGAAGCCGGAGCGGTCCAGTGCGGATTCTGTACACCGGGAATGATCACTGCAACATACGCCCTCCTCCGGGAAAATCCTGATCCTTCTGAAGCAGAGATCAAGAATGCCCTGGACGGAAACCTCTGCCGCTGTACCGGCTATGTAAAAATTATCGAAGCAGTTCAACGGGCAGCCCAAAGACTCCGGGAAACGCAAGGAAACGAATAA
- a CDS encoding molybdopterin-dependent oxidoreductase produces the protein MKKYTRIGKAELKIDSLSLATGNHKFTDDFAVKDSLHLALLYSPHAHAEILDIDDSEARKSSGVMGVFHYKNVKPILHTTAGQGFPEPSPYDTVLFDKKVRFVGDKVAMVAAKTLKEAREALKKIRVEYKILDPLFDPEKAMEADAPKLHGPDHHAAIPVTYDPDKNLAAEVEIDFGDLKKGESEANFIVDETYHAHYASHCAIEPHSVKTFFDEMGRLVIISSTQVPFHVRRIVSKVCEFPLAKIRVVKPRIGGGFGAKQEVMLEQLAAWATIKLKQPATLILSREEVFRSSRTRHPVRTRLTMGVKKNGEITFLDMNTLLNSGAYGTHALTVLSNCGAKVLPLLNKIENLHFLGRSVYTNLPVGGAYRGYGATQGYFALNQHLDIISRKLHVDFIDFVKKHHIREGETSEVFKAIGEGTEGVTQTVKSCKLDACLDWGARAIGWKEKRGKRITNGDKVRGIGAAVAMQGSGIPLIDMGAASMKINDDGSFNLDVGATDIGTGSDTILAQIAGEVLGVGPDKIIVLSSDTDRTPFDVGAYASSTTYISGRAVKKCAEKIREQIFDVAVTMKGWNRKDLVLAEESVKNRKTGEAVSLSDIAIFALYTQDQFQIQASASHTAPESPPPFIAHFVELDVDKRTGKVDLIRVVTAVDCGQAINPVLAEGQVEGAVVNGLSYAMAEKYVFTSKGNLINAHFKDYKIFTAADLPEMKTHIVESHEVTGPFGAKSVAEIGINVSMPAIANAIYDAVGVRLFQAPFTPDKVYTALKKAGKL, from the coding sequence ATGAAAAAATATACACGCATCGGCAAGGCTGAACTGAAGATCGATTCCCTCTCCCTGGCCACGGGAAACCATAAATTTACCGATGATTTCGCCGTGAAGGATTCTCTCCATTTGGCCCTTCTCTACTCTCCCCATGCCCATGCCGAAATTCTGGATATTGACGACTCGGAAGCCCGAAAATCCTCCGGAGTGATGGGTGTCTTCCACTATAAAAATGTCAAACCCATCCTTCATACCACGGCCGGACAGGGATTCCCGGAACCCTCTCCCTATGACACGGTTCTCTTTGATAAAAAGGTCCGCTTTGTGGGGGATAAAGTGGCCATGGTGGCAGCAAAAACCCTGAAAGAAGCCCGGGAAGCCCTGAAAAAGATCAGGGTGGAATACAAAATCCTCGACCCGCTATTTGATCCGGAAAAGGCCATGGAGGCCGATGCACCCAAACTTCACGGACCGGATCACCATGCAGCCATTCCTGTGACTTATGATCCGGATAAAAACCTGGCGGCGGAAGTGGAAATCGACTTTGGCGATCTGAAGAAAGGCGAATCGGAAGCCAATTTCATTGTGGATGAAACGTATCATGCCCATTACGCTTCCCACTGTGCCATTGAGCCCCATTCCGTGAAAACCTTTTTCGATGAGATGGGCCGCCTTGTTATCATTTCATCCACCCAGGTCCCTTTTCATGTCCGCCGGATTGTCTCCAAAGTCTGTGAATTCCCCCTGGCGAAAATCCGGGTCGTGAAACCCCGTATCGGCGGCGGATTCGGTGCCAAACAGGAGGTAATGCTTGAACAACTGGCAGCCTGGGCCACCATCAAACTGAAACAGCCGGCTACATTGATTCTTTCCCGGGAGGAAGTCTTCCGCTCTTCCAGAACCCGCCACCCTGTCCGAACCCGCCTGACAATGGGTGTGAAAAAAAATGGGGAAATTACTTTCCTGGATATGAACACCCTTCTCAATTCCGGGGCTTACGGAACCCACGCCCTGACGGTTCTTTCCAACTGCGGGGCCAAGGTTTTGCCGTTGTTGAATAAAATTGAAAACCTCCATTTTCTGGGCCGGTCCGTCTACACCAATCTTCCCGTAGGCGGCGCTTACCGGGGATACGGCGCCACCCAGGGTTATTTTGCCCTGAATCAGCACCTGGATATCATTTCCCGAAAACTCCATGTGGATTTTATCGATTTTGTGAAAAAACATCATATCCGTGAAGGGGAAACGTCCGAAGTTTTCAAAGCCATCGGCGAGGGGACGGAAGGCGTGACCCAGACAGTGAAATCCTGCAAACTGGATGCCTGTCTGGACTGGGGCGCCAGGGCCATCGGCTGGAAGGAAAAACGGGGTAAACGGATAACCAATGGTGACAAGGTCCGGGGAATCGGGGCCGCCGTGGCCATGCAGGGATCGGGCATTCCCCTCATCGACATGGGGGCCGCTTCCATGAAAATCAACGACGACGGGTCGTTTAACCTGGATGTGGGTGCTACCGATATCGGGACCGGCTCTGACACCATCCTGGCACAGATCGCCGGAGAGGTTTTGGGCGTGGGACCGGATAAAATCATCGTCCTCTCGTCCGATACGGACCGCACACCCTTTGATGTGGGCGCCTATGCTTCCTCCACCACCTACATTTCCGGCAGGGCTGTAAAAAAATGTGCTGAAAAAATCCGCGAACAGATTTTTGATGTGGCTGTTACCATGAAAGGCTGGAACCGGAAAGACCTTGTTCTGGCGGAAGAATCCGTAAAAAACAGGAAGACAGGTGAAGCGGTCTCATTATCCGACATTGCCATTTTCGCCCTCTACACACAGGACCAGTTCCAGATACAGGCTTCCGCATCCCATACCGCCCCTGAATCCCCGCCACCATTTATTGCCCATTTTGTGGAACTGGATGTGGATAAACGCACCGGAAAGGTGGATCTGATCCGGGTGGTCACAGCCGTGGATTGCGGACAGGCTATCAATCCGGTTCTTGCAGAAGGTCAGGTGGAAGGTGCCGTGGTGAACGGACTCTCTTATGCCATGGCGGAAAAGTACGTTTTCACGTCTAAAGGAAATCTGATCAACGCCCATTTTAAGGATTATAAAATATTTACTGCGGCGGATCTGCCGGAAATGAAAACCCATATCGTGGAATCCCATGAAGTAACAGGTCCCTTCGGCGCCAAATCAGTGGCGGAAATCGGCATCAACGTGTCCATGCCCGCCATCGCCAACGCCATTTACGATGCCGTGGGTGTCCGCCTTTTTCAGGCACCTTTTACACCGGATAAAGTCTACACAGCGTTAAAGAAAGCAGGTAAGCTTTGA